From Lasioglossum baleicum chromosome 16, iyLasBale1, whole genome shotgun sequence:
ctataccataaatttgcatgtcccagctgagtcgccgacacttcttaaccctaaaccctaaaccgcaaaattttaaactgtagaaaaaattttattaaaaatccaTGGTATAAACTAACTCCGtcagttcataaggtactgcaacatggaagtgaagtacttgctacatttgaactgccaattggtttgtattcagaagagccacgagcggcaaataataaagtcttatggaaatcacgagctgaaaactcccgaatgtgttgccgcaaaaagacaaacatagatattatacggcatatgttattatcatccgatccacttataagctctctaagaataaaggatggcaagcacaaggaagatctttctcaagaagcgaaaacgctgctgttgTATCAATAAATTGATGGTAAGTCTCATAAGTGCCGcatgtaattctattcaattggtgattctcagggccagatttacagtttaaaattttgcggtttagggtttagggttaagaagtgtcagcaactcagctgggacatgcaaatttatggtatgggcggatgaagtgtcggagttattgggttttgtagataaggattcttgatttcttctgacagttaacgattttcgcgcagcacgtcatcaaagtatagtccttcacgaacatttgaaaaaaaattccaattgaatcgatgaaaaactgagttgtcggcagatttttctccaaaaagatcggtttctcgcccactgtgcgccgcgtcgGATTTCCGGAAGTCGAGGGTGTTCGAAACTAGCGGTTCATGTGCTCGTCCCGCGATTCGCGCTTTACTTTCATCCActcttctcttcgttgcatCGGCAACAGACGATAAACACAACAAACGATAAGAATATGTATACGCATGAATTAATATACGCGCGATAACGGGTCCACCGATACGAGGAACGAACGTAAAAATATTTCGCTGAGAATTTTGCAACAGAGATGCTGCGCGGGCTTCTTTAAGCGTTGATCGGACGTGAATTATCGCGGAAGCGTAGTACGTAGTAGCCAAACGACGATGTAGGTAACTCTACCGGTGCTCAGCCAGAAATAAGTATGATAGATTCAGCTAATTCACGGTGTAAACAAACGCGTAGGTTCGATTCGAACCAGAGCAGAGCAGCGAAGGAATCGCACgagatcggcgcggcgcggcgcggcgcggcgcggcgcggcggcatgaCGCGGCACGATTCGTTCGTCGCGGTTTCTGGGCCGGAGGGGTTTACGGTATAAAGACCAAAGCGACCGAATCCGGACGACATTTAACTAGAAAAGCGTGGGGCAAGGTCCACAGTTGAAACAGTTCCAAAGGTGTCGCTCGTTGGCATCATTATCGGCCGCGGATGCCAGATGTTGCCGAATCTCCGACGTCTATCGAGCACATCTGGACGCGAACGCtgaataaagaataaagaaGCAACGAGAACCCTCGTAGAAGCGTTCGCGCGCAAAAACCACGACATtgtgttcgtcgacgaacgaatCGCGCCGCGCCACGCGTTGTCTTCTTTTCCGTTGTTGTTGTGTTGCAGAATCGAAACCGAAACGATGGGATTCCGGCTGAGTTTAGCATGCATGGTGTTGATCAACGTCCTGTCGATCGCGAAGAGCCTGCCGGACATTTCGCAACTGCCGGCGGGGCCTTACTGCGCCGACAGATATCCGGCCGGTCGCTGCTGTACAGGTCGACAGGACGAGTGCAGCGCCCCGATCCTCGCCACCACATGCTATTGCGACGATTTCTGCGATCGACGCGGTGAAGAGGATTGTTGTCCAGATTATTGGAGTCATTGCAAGGGAGCCGACATCCCTCCACAGCCGTCGCCGCCACCGGAGCCGGACAGACGTTCGTAATCGACGAAACATTctaattagtccagtcaataaatgctcataaggggggtgtagagggaaatggaaggaacagaatttttaactggaactttgtttggactagttaagaggtaaacatactaaaagtccctactcctaggaggtgagcggtgaGTTTTCCGCTTacatcttggaaactatgcgtcctagcgataagaccattctatacaaaattaaagctgacaaaatgcgcCAGAAGATTGatccgattcagtttttcgctatctcgcatagtttccgagatatccgcgctcacacTTCACTAGttacgaaaaagaaaatagccgggtgaaattcgcccccggcgggattttaatcgagcttgaaccattcgatagcctaccTAAAAAGACCCCCTCTGACAAGTTTcatctcatctgtaagggtagttattgagaaaaatcgaaatgccagtttttcgcccattttccctatatattgacaattaaaaattctgaaataaatctgacacatttcggataccaagccacatattaggtatcatgtccagatttttccgttgcaaactaTAGTTGTAAAAAATGACAAACacgaaatgtgtcagatttttttcagaattttaattgtcaataaatatgGAAAATTGGCCAAAAACTggcatttcgatttttctcaataactacccttacagatgagacGATAATTGTCAGAGAGGGGTAGttttgggtaggctatcgaatggttcaagctcgattaaaatcccgccgggggcgaatttcacccggctattttctttttcataattagtgaactttgagcgcggatatctcggaaactatgcgagatagtgaaaaactgaatcggatcaattttatggcacattttatcagctgtaattttatatagaatggtcttatcgctaggacgcatagtttccgagattatAAGCGGAAAAACGGAAAAGGAGTTGGGTAGGTAAGGGTAGGTAAGTAAGAGTGGGAACTTTTAGTATCTTTACCTCCTAACCAGTCCAAAcacagacccaaagttaaaaattgtgttccttccatttccctctacaacttttcgttgactggactaaatccTAATCGATCGCGTGCGGATTTTTCGAACCAGATCTTTTAACTCGATTCAATTGAACGTTTCAGGATGTTTCTTCGAAAGGAAATACTACAACTACGGGCAACAGTTCAAACGAAACTGCAACTTGTGGTAAACTATCGACTCTTTTTCCCTATACTgccctatacatatgtataatcgcGCGGAGTAGTGGATACGTGGATACACAATACACATTACACGCTATACACTACACACTACAAATTACATATTACACGTACAGCTATAAAGTAGCAGTGTCCTCACGTTTACTTACTCGATGTGGTTTCAGCAATTGTACATCGGTGGGCATGCGAGCGGAAGTGGTTTGCGAGCAGAATCGGTGCTTGCAGGAACGAGATCTGATAGAGGAAATTAATCTGGAGAGTCGTAGTTTGGGCTGGAGAGCGAGAAACTACTCGGAATTTTCGGGTAGGACCCTGAGCGACGGCGTGAAGCTTCGTTTAGGTACTCTGAATCCGTCACGATCGGTAAGCGAAGAAACATCGGCGAATTTGGGGAAATGAAGAAAACGAgagcgaataacgcataacgcgcgaATCTTTGAAGGTTCACAAGATGTACTCGGTTCCGCGAATCTACGAGTCGCAATCGCTGCCACGACAATTCGATGCCAGGTCCCGTTGGCCTCACTACATATCCGCCGTGAAGGATCAAGGATGGTGCGGTGCGTCGTGGGCAATTTCGAGCGCGGACGTCGCCTCCGATAGGTTTTCCATAATGAGCATGGGCGTGGAGGACGTGGAGCTGAGCCCGCAACACTTGCTCTCTTGCAACAACAGAGGCCAACGAGGCTGCGACGGTGGTCACTTGGATCGAGCTTGGATGTTCATGAGGAAGTTTGGGTAATTGTTTAGTTGAATGCCCGTTCGCAGTTCAAACAGCTCACAGCTTGTTCCTATTAGTTTGGTCGAGGAATCGTGCTACCCGTGGACAGGATCGAGCGAGCAGTGCAACCTTCGAAAGAGGACCAATTTGAGAGGCGCGGGTTGTCCTGCAGCGTCCAACCCGCTTCGTACGGAATTGTACAAGGTGGGGCCCGCGTACCGCTTGGGCAACGAGACCGACATCATGCAGGAGATCTTGACATCCGGCCCCGTGCAAGGTAAGAGGCTACGAAAAAGAGAAATGTAAGCTAGCGCTGCCAACCTTGGCCGGTTGTTTACTCGTAGCCACGCTGAGGGTCTACCAGGATTTCTTCTCGTACGAGTCGGGAGTCTACAAACGGTCAGCGTTCGCGGAGCCTTACGAGTCTGGCTATCATTCCGTAAGGATAATCGGATGGGGAGAGGAACAGTCTAGTCGTGGCTCACCGGTCAAATACTGGGTAAGTTTCGGTGGTTCGCCGAGATTCGTTTTCGTCtcgtagtccagtcaacgaaaagttgtagagggaaatggaaggaacacaatttttaactttgggtctttgttcagacctttgagcgcggatatctcggaaactatgcgagatagcgaaaaactgaatagaatcaatcttatggcatatattgtcagctttaattttgtatagaatggtcttatcgctaggacacatagtttccgagatataagcggaaaaccgaaaaaggggaccttctacgtgccccccctgTACCTCGCTCACCACCTagaagtagggacttttagtacgtttacctcctaactagtccaaacaaagacccaaagttaaaaattgtgtttcttccatttccctctacaccccccttatgagcattcattgactggactatcggCTTGTTGTCCGTTTCCCGTTTTCTCCGTAACCTTTTGTTTCAGTTGGTGATGAACTCGTGGGGTCGGCACTGGGGCGAGGACGGTCTATTCCGCATTGAACGAGGCACCGATGAATGCGAAATCGAGTCATTCGTGTTGGCAGTGTGGGCCAAGACGGCCCTGCCTCAAGGGTCCAAAGACATTTACGTTTAGAAATCTCGATACAGATTCCATAGTCTGTGCACGAGAAACTCTACACAGCGGACAGTGCATTTACGAAATCTCTGTCGTCAATTCGTCGATCGCGAATCGCAACCATTCGATTGTTCCGCGACACGGAAGCTCGTCGAATGCATCGACAGTGGTTGCGATTCGATCGTTCCGTAGTTGCGAGTATTTTACGGTGGCGCGCGTGTACGCGTTGAAACGTTCGCGTTCGTGCGAGGTAAAGCGGTGAACCGTATGCGGAAACGTTACGCTGCGCGCAAACTATCGATACGTCCAACGATCGAACGTTGGGAGGGAAACAGGAGCGACAACAACGTGACAATCTTTGGTGGAAAGCTTTCTCAAGCGAGATCTATTAGAAATCTTCGTTTCTTTTGTTGTTTGTTGCCGAGGAACGTTCGGATGTACTAGGCCGCTCGACGAAGACGTTGCGTGCGTCGAGCTTCGAACGTCCGACACGATAGGTCAGTTGCCACTAGGACGTCCTTATTCCTGAACAGAGAATAAGTTTGGTAAATCGGCGAACACCGTTGCCGGACGTCACCGCCGCTGCCTCCGCGCAATTGTGCGAACGCAATTCGCTATCCGTCACCGTACTACGTAAGCAAGTACATAGTAAGTACTAGCAGAGACTGGTAAATACTACATACGTATTTACCTGCGTGTTTGAAAGTATCGTTACTTTCGAGTCAAACGACGACGCTGCGACGCGCGCTTCTGCAGTGCGGACTGTACACTTCCAATTTGTCCTTCGGCGTATTCATCGCGGCGTAATCGATCGGGAAGGGAACGTTGTTGCCCCGGATAATGCAGGAATCCGTCATGCCGATGAAATGTTCACCAGGACCGAACGGACCTCGGCCGAAGAGAAAATTGGCGAATACAAGCTGATACTGCGGCCAACCCAGGGGATAATCTCCGTTCTGCGAAGGAAACAAGATGAATCTTACCGGTGCGCGCCACGTTCTCTTCCCCGTGAGCGTttcttcttcgttttttttTGTACCATCGTACCGCGTGCAGAGAATAAGCCAATACGCGATGCACGATAcgcgaatcgacatgtaacaACAATAATAAGAATGATTCGAAAAGTTTACCGATGTCATAGAATTGTACGCGATATCCAGACACTTGGCGATTCTATTCATGTCGAGGCCCACGACGGATCCGTAGAACGAGCCGAGCTCCTTCTTCGAGATGATCCCGCTGGCCGAGCCGTTGATCGCGAGGAAAAATATTCTCGGCAAAATCTTCAGCCAGAAGGGGATGTCGTTGTAGGAGGTACCGCCAGCCGGGGCGACGACTCTCGCCCACCAACGCAACCATTCGTCCAGGCTAATGCCC
This genomic window contains:
- the LOC143217296 gene encoding putative peptidase C1-like protein F26E4.3, whose translation is MGFRLSLACMVLINVLSIAKSLPDISQLPAGPYCADRYPAGRCCTGRQDECSAPILATTCYCDDFCDRRGEEDCCPDYWSHCKGADIPPQPSPPPEPDRRCFFERKYYNYGQQFKRNCNLCNCTSVGMRAEVVCEQNRCLQERDLIEEINLESRSLGWRARNYSEFSGRTLSDGVKLRLGTLNPSRSVHKMYSVPRIYESQSLPRQFDARSRWPHYISAVKDQGWCGASWAISSADVASDRFSIMSMGVEDVELSPQHLLSCNNRGQRGCDGGHLDRAWMFMRKFGLVEESCYPWTGSSEQCNLRKRTNLRGAGCPAASNPLRTELYKVGPAYRLGNETDIMQEILTSGPVQATLRVYQDFFSYESGVYKRSAFAEPYESGYHSVRIIGWGEEQSSRGSPVKYWLVMNSWGRHWGEDGLFRIERGTDECEIESFVLAVWAKTALPQGSKDIYV